One stretch of Arachis hypogaea cultivar Tifrunner chromosome 20, arahy.Tifrunner.gnm2.J5K5, whole genome shotgun sequence DNA includes these proteins:
- the LOC112785257 gene encoding uncharacterized protein: MEGITVSVYKSFKDFQKRRRYRKLHGSGRRSKSEQLGSRRGTRFWGWRVKVAPKIRIRRVPSPKKMLLWLRDAYVRMMLGFANSRVMTMNASATGFGGPYSVAIGGLGPAQPKEYDEKVIVQIYKSLVAAGNSASVCNLGV, encoded by the coding sequence ATGGAAGGCATCACAGTGAGCGTCTACAAGAGCTTCAAGGATTTCCAAAAGAGGAGACGCTACCGCAAGCTCCATGGGTCGGGTCGCAGATCAAAGTCTGAGCAACTCGGGTCACGGCGTGGGACCCGATTCTGGGGATGGCGGGTCAAGGTTGCGCCCAAGATCCGAATCCGAAGAGTCCCTTCGCCAAAGAAGATGTTGCTGTGGCTGAGGGATGCTTATGTCAGGATGATGCTCGGCTTCGCCAACTCCCGTGTCATGACCATGAATGCCTCCGCTACGGGCTTCGGTGGGCCGTACTCTGTAGCTATTGGTGGGCTTGGGCCGGCCCAGCCCAAAGAGTACGACGAGAAGGTGATAGTTCAGATCTACAAGTCACTAGTCGCTGCTGGAAACTCCGCCAGTGTATGCAATCTTGGCGTCTAG
- the LOC112783133 gene encoding plant cysteine oxidase 2: MEGGLRIGCAKRVIAKKKKPYRRVKKAVPKVPKALEDLFLSCRETFKGPGTVPSPQDVHKLSCILDTLKPEDLGLSKDLPFFNPENPIKDNPRVTYTTIYQCANFSLCIFFLPAKGVIPLHNHPEMTVFSKLLLGKMHIKSYDWVDPEITRRLSHPQSQLRLAKLKADNVFTAPCDTSVLYPRTGGNIHEFTAITPCAVLDVIGPPYSKEDGRDCSYYKDHLFTTFSDGKGAEVKEESDRYGWLEEIEMPENSRMDGIKYLGPPITADREL, encoded by the exons atggaGGGTGGTTTAAGGATTGGTTGTGCAAAAAGGGTGAtcgcgaagaagaagaagcctTATCGGAGAGTAAAGAAGGCAGTGCCTAAAGTTCCAAAGGCACTTGAGGATCTTTTCCTTTCATGCAGAGAAACATTCAAGGGTCCTGGAACCGTTCCTTCACCACAAGATGTTCACAAACTCTCTTGCATTCTTG ATACCTTGAAGCCAGAAGATCTTGGGCTAAGCAAAGACTTGCCATTCTTCAATCCTGAAAACCCCATCAAAGATAACCCAAGGGTCACCTACACAACAATATACCAGTGTGCTAATTTCTCG CTCTGCATCTTTTTCCTACCAGCAAAGGGAGTAATTCCTCTCCACAATCACCCGGAAATGACAGTTTTCAGTAAGCTTCTATTGGGGAAAATGCACATCAAGTCTTATGATTGGGTTGATCCTGAGATCACTCGCCGTCTTTCGCATCCACAATCACAAT TGAGACTGGCAAAATTAAAAGCTGATAACGTCTTCACAGCGCCGTGCGACACTTCGGTTCTGTATCCAAGGACAGGAGGTAATATCCATGAATTCACAGCCATAACACCATGTGCTGTGCTTGATGTAATTGGTCCTCCTTATTCCAAAGAAGACGGAAGGGATTGCTCCTACTATAAAGATCATCTATTCACTACATTTTCCG ATGGCAAGGGAGCTGAGGTGAAAGAGGAAAGTGATAGGTACGGATGGTTAGAAGAAATTGAGATGCCAGAGAATTCAAGAATGGATGGAATCAAGTACTTGGGTCCTCCAATTACTGCAGACAGAGAGTTGTAG
- the LOC112784947 gene encoding pre-mRNA-splicing factor cwf26: protein MLKERLRWGDPMAHLVKKKYPEPVLPDLGEGEKMKESGFVVPQDIPDHSWLKRGLDAAPNRYGIRPGRHWDGVDRSNGFEKELFKRTNERQARDREAYLWSVSNM from the exons ATGCTCAAGGAAAGATTAAGATGGGGTGATCCTATGGCACATTTGGTAAAGAAAAAATATCCAGAGCCTGTTCTTCCGGATTTGGGAGAAGGTGAGAAGATGAAAGAATCAGGTTTTGTTGTTCCGCAAGATATTCCAGATCACAGCTGGTTGAAAAGAGGTTTAGATGCTGCACCAAATCGCTATGGGATAAGGCCGGGACGACATTGGGATGGAGTTGATCGTAGTAATG GTTTTGAGAAGGAATTGTTCAAGAGAACAAATGAGAGGCAAGCTCGAGACAGAGAAGCTTATCTTTGGTCTGTCTCCAATATGTGA